In a single window of the Mustelus asterias unplaced genomic scaffold, sMusAst1.hap1.1 HAP1_SCAFFOLD_176, whole genome shotgun sequence genome:
- the LOC144485244 gene encoding protein NLRC3-like, with product MAFTGISKKKIVFRDGDLTKYKLEPSQFLSGFLVELLEKDESAQSVVYTFPHLTIQEFVAALTQFLTPDPGEIGKLLCEAHSEKDGRFEIFLRFVAGLSSPQSARPLVEFLGPFLHQTTCRVIDWVKEKVEGQIGDSQTETGKRKLLNTFHYLFESQNKALARNTVGSMEKLSFRGLRLTPIDCAVLSHVIGLCDTIKHLDLQQCYIQCEGLQRLGPVLHKCQDLSLYRNKVGDSGVKLLSAALRNPECKIRKLE from the exons atggccttcacaggaatctccaagaagaagattgtgtttagagaTGGAGATTTGACCAAGTACAAGCTggaaccttcccagttcctgtctggatTCCTGGTGGAACTTTTGGAGAAAGATGaatctgcccagagtgtggtttacacattcccacacctcaccatccaagagtttgtagctgcactcacacaattcctgactccagatcccgggGAGATCGGGAAACTCCTCTGTGAAGCCCACAGCGAGaaagatgggcgatttgagatatttctccgttttgttgctggtctgtcctccccacagtcagctcgacccctggtggagtttctgggtccgtttcttcatcaaacaacctgccgagtgattgactgggtgaaggagaaggttgaagggcagattggagactcacagactgaaactgggaagaggaagctcctgaacacattccactacctgtttgagtctcagaataaagcactggctcggaacacagtgggatctatggaaaaactttcatttcgcggattgcgactgaccccgattgactgtgcggtcctgtctcatgtcattggactctgtgatacaataaaacacctcgatctacagcaatgctacattcagtgtgaagggctccagcggctgggacccgttctgcacaaatgtcaggatttgag tctgTATCGCAATAAAgtaggagattcaggagtgaaactattgtctgcggctctgaggaatccagaatgtaaaatacggaaactggagtaa